One Archocentrus centrarchus isolate MPI-CPG fArcCen1 chromosome 10, fArcCen1, whole genome shotgun sequence genomic region harbors:
- the gpc4 gene encoding glypican-4 produces the protein MKSFLVLCVVCTAVVLSVSGTAEQKLKNCNEVRAAYSSKGFNVNDVPNKGVNGAPLKVCPQGFSCCTVEMEDKLSQQSYTEIKAPVSRLSTNLQSTFKQKHDHFDKFFRELLKNAEKSLDSMFFKTYGMMYVQNAELFKNFFQSLTRYYVSGSAAINLDSMLSDFWADLLERMFRLVNVQYDFSDSYMECVSRHTEELQPFGDVPRKLRIHLTRSFIAARTFVHGLALMPEVVNKVSTVSASPSCVRAAMKMLYCPYCSGQVALKPCQNYCLNVMRGCLANQADLDSEWNNFLDAMSNLAERLEGPFNFESVMDPIDVKISEAIMNMQENSMQVSQKVFQGCGMPKTSTTFRSKRSVKESTFTSRFRPYSPEARPTTAAGTSLDRLTNEVKKKLKHAKKFWSTLPETVCVVEGIAAGDECWNGTAKSRYESVVTGSGLANQISNPDVDVDITKPDIVIRSQIAVLKEMTRRLKAAHSGIDVTVENDDDGSGGESGSGCDTLPCDTDMYFSTPKSAGTEQGGPEQGRTPRVHQVQSNNSAGGTSRGGMALALCGLALALLAPHLR, from the exons GAGCTCCCCTGAAAGTGTGTCCGCAGGGTTTCTCCTGCTGCACCGTGGAGATGGAGGACAAGCTAAGCCAGCAGAGCTACACGGAGATCAAAGCTCCCGTCTCCAGGCTTAGCACCAACCTACAATCCACCTTCAAACAGAAGCACGACCACTTTGACA AGTTTTTCCGTGAGCTTTTGAAAAACGCAGAGAAGTCGCTGGACAGCATGTTTTTTAAAACGTATGGGATGATGTACGTCCAGAATGCCGAACTTTTCAAGAACTTCTTCCAGTCCCTTACCCGGTACTACGTGTCCGGCAGTGCTGCCATCAACCTGGACTCTATGCTGTCAGACTTCTGGGCTGACCTTCTGGAGAGGATGTTCCGGCTGGTCAATGTGCAGTATGACTTCAGTGACAGCTACATGGAGTGCGTCAGCCGGCacacagaggagctgcagccctTCGGCGACGTGCCCCGCAAGCTCCGCATCCACTTAACGAGGTCCTTTATCGCCGCACGCACCTTTGTGCACGGTCTGGCACTCATGCCTGAGGTGGTCAATAAAGTTTCTACA GTCAGCGCCTCTCCCAGCTGTGTGCGAGCAGCCATGAAGATGTTGTACTGTCCCTACTGCTCGGGCCAAGTAGCCCTGAAACCCTGCCAGAATTACTGTCTGAATGTGATGCGTGGCTGTTTGGCTAACCAGGCAGACTTGGACTCAGAGTGGAACAACTTCCTCG aCGCCATGTCTAATCTAGCTGAGAGGCTCGAAGGTCCCTTTAATTTCGAGTCTGTCATGGACCCCATTGATGTGAAGATTTCAGAGGCCATCATGAATATGCAGGAGAACAGCATGCAGGTATCGCAGAAG GTTTTCCAAGGATGTGGGATGCCTAAAACAAGCACGACCTTCCGTTCCAAACGCTCTGTTAAAGAGTCCACCTTCACCAGCCGTTTCCGCCCTTACAGTCCTGAAGCAAGACCCACCACTGCTGCTGGGACCAGTTTAGATCGCCTG ACAAAcgaagtgaaaaagaaattgaaacatgcaaaaaagTTCTGGTCCACATTGCCCGAGACTGTGTGTGTAGTTGAGGGGATCGCAGCTGGAGACGAGTGCTGGAATGGTACAGCAAAAAGCAG GTATGAATCAGTTGTCACTGGCAGTGGGCTGGCCAATCAGATATCAAACCCAGATGTGGACGTGGACATAACGAAACCAGACATTGTGATCCGCAGTCAAATTGCGGTTTTGAAGGAAATGACGAGGCGGCTCAAAGCAGCACACAGTGGCATTGACGTGACCGTAGAAAACG ATGATGATGGCAGTGGAGGTGAGAGCGGCAGCGGTTGCGACACTCTTCCCTGCGACACAGACATGTACTTCTCTACACCGAAGTCTGCTGGAACAGAGCAGGGTGGACCAGAGCAGGGTAGAACACCGCGGGTTCATCAAGTGCAAAGCAATAACTCAGCCGGGGGCACCTCACGGGGAGGCATGGCGCTGGCGCTCTGCGGGCTCGCCCTGGCCCTGTTAGCTCCCCACTTGAGATAA